The genomic window CGCTGACGGTGGCGCAGCCCCGCGGCCCGCACCACCGCGCGGATGGCGTCGATGTTGCGGCCGCCCTTGCCGATCAGCTTGCCCATGTCGTCGGCGCCGACCTTGATCTCGACCACCGTCTGCCGGCCGCCGGGGCGCACCTTGACGGCGACCGCCTCCTTGTCGACCACGATGTTGTTCGCGATGAAGCGGGCGAGGTCTCCGTAGTCGGTCACGCCTCGTCCTCCGTCGCCGCGGGCTCGGTGGCCTCGACCGGCTCGGTGGCGGCCGGGCT from Candidatus Dormiibacterota bacterium includes these protein-coding regions:
- a CDS encoding KH domain-containing protein; protein product: MTDYGDLARFIANNIVVDKEAVAVKVRPGGRQTVVEIKVGADDMGKLIGKGGRNIDAIRAVVRAAGLRHRQRVQVDVA